The Pygocentrus nattereri isolate fPygNat1 chromosome 2, fPygNat1.pri, whole genome shotgun sequence genome has a window encoding:
- the ftr66 gene encoding E3 ubiquitin/ISG15 ligase TRIM25, translating to MAQVEQLLGREQFTCPICLDLLRDPVAIPCGHSYCMSCIDVYWTNNDTRKAVSCPQCRQSFNPKPILNRNTILAEMVEKLKVAVQPSVRSVASEVECDLCTETGGKAVKSCLVCLVSYCEAHLQPHYRSPALKKHQLVEASRHLQEKICPQHNKLLEIYCQTDQRCICLLCVIDGHKGHDTSSAASEGAKQQKQLGLTRRKFRLRIHAKEKELMELRQSVETLKISVHSSAEGSDQIFGELVQSVQRRCQEVRELIQDQERMAVRLLEKLEQEILELKERDHKLELLLHTDDHIHLLQTYRLFSAPPGPPDAHSISIAPFSDLSNVTSAITALRTRLEGVFKAEWPKIVRAASTVKFLQSPLPKIRPEFLYYSRQLTLDPRSAHRELSVSPDCRTASVRAREHSCPDQPERFDYWCQVLGSQGLQGCCYWEAEWSGMGITVAVACKDLARKGDGSDAHFGRNANSWSLFCSRKAYAFWHNNTVTRIPGPSSSRIGVYLDHNAGTLAFYSVSENMRLLHKVHTTCTQPLYPGFEFTCYGALVTLCQME from the exons ATGGCCCAGGTGGAGCAGCTTCTGGGCCGAGAGCAGTTCACCTGCCCCATTTGCTTGGACTTGCTCCGAGACCCTGTGGCCATTCCATGCGGGCACAGCTACTGCATGAGCTGCATTGACGTCTACTGGACAAACAATGACACGCGTAAGGCCGTTAGCTGCCCCCAGTGCAGACAGAGCTTCAACCCCAAGCCCATCCTCAACAGGAACACCATCCTGGCCGAAATGGTGGAGAAGCTGAAGGTTGCGGTGCAGCCGTCCGTCCGTTCGGTGGCCAGTGAAGTCGAGTGTGATTTGTGCACCGAGACGGGAGGCAAAGCCGTGAAGTCCTGCTTGGTGTGTCTGGTGTCTTACTGCGAAGCTCACCTCCAGCCGCACTACCGGTCTCCAGCGTTGAAGAAACACCAGCTGGTGGAGGCCTCCAGGCACCTTCAGGAGAAAATCTGCCCTCAGCACAACAAGCTTCTGGAGATCTACTGCCAGACGGACCAGCGGTGCATCTGCCTGCTGTGCGTTATCGATGGACACAAGGGTCACGACACGAGCTCGGCCGCTTCGGAGGGCGCAAAGCAACAG AAGCAGCTGGGGTTGACGAGGCGGAAGTTCAGGCTGAGAATCCACGCAAAGGAGAAGGAGCTGATGGAGCTCAGACAGTCGGTGGAAACTCTTAAA ATCTCGGTTCACTCATCGGCGGAGGGCAGTGACCAGATCTTTGGAGAGCTCGTTCAGTCTGTGCAGAGGAGGTGCCAGGAGGTGAGAGAGCTGATCCAAGACCAGGAGCGGATGGCTGTGAGGCTGCTGGAGAAACTGGAGCAGGAGATCCTCGAACTCAAGGAGCGGGACCACAAGCTGGAGCTGCTCCTGCACACAGACGACCACATCCATCTCCTTCAG ACCTACAGGTTGTTCTCTGCCCCTCCTGGACCCCCAGACGCGCACAGCATCTCCATAGCTCCATTCTCTGATCTCAGCAATGTGACCAGTGCCATCACTGCTCTCAGGACAAGGCTGGAGGGGGTTTTTAAAGCGGAGTGGCCCAAGATCGTCAGAGCAG CCAGCACAGTGAAGTTCCTCCAGAGTCCACTTCCCAAAATCAGACCGGAGTTCCTGTACT ACTCCCGCCAGCTCACGCTGGACCCTCGCTCGGCCCACAGGGAGCTGAGCGTGTCTCCCGACTGCAGGACGGCGTCGGTGCGGGCGCGAGAGCACTCCTGTCCTGACCAGCCCGAGCGCTTTGACTACTGGTGCCAGGTGCTGGGCTCCCAGGGCCTGCAGGGCTGCTGCTACTGGGAGGCCGAGTGGAGCGGGATGGGCATCACCGTGGCTGTGGCCTGCAAGGACCTGGCCAGGAAAGGGGATGGCAGTGACGCTCACTTTGGGCGCAACGCTAATTCGTGGAGTTTGTTCTGCTCTAGGAAAGCTTACGCTTTCTGGCACAACAACACAGTGACCAGGATCCCGGGGCCAAGCTCATCCAGGATAGGGGTGTATCTGGACCACAATGCCGGCACGTTGGCCTTCTACAGCGTCTCTGAGAACATGAGGCTCCTCCACAAAGTTCACACCACATGCACCCAGCCCCTCTACCCCGGCTTTGAGTTCACGTGTTATGGAGCACTTGTTACATTATGTCAGATGGAGTAG